The following is a genomic window from Synechococcus sp. MW101C3.
TGAAGTGCAGCGCATGAGCGCCGGCACCGGTGTGGTGCACAGCGAAATCAACAAAGGGGCGACCCCCTGCCGGTTGCTGCAGATCTGGATCGAACCTTCCAGCACCGGCATCCCGCCCGCCTATGAGCAGAAGCCCTTCGCCGTCGGGGAGGGCTGGACCCTGCTGCTGGACCCCGAGCGGCGGGACGGCGCCATGGCGGTGCACCGACCGGTGCGGCTCTGGCGCGCCCGGCCGGCGGCCGGCACCCGCCTGGAGCTGCCAGCGGCGGCCGGCCACCGGCTCTGGATGCAGCTGATCGACGGCAGCCTCACGCTGGAAGGCGGCCGCCGGCTGGAGCGCGGCGATGGCCTGGGCTTCGAGGTCCCAGGCTCAGCCAGTGGCACTGGCACTCCTCCGGCCAGCACCCCCACCAGCGCCCTCCCCGCCGCCGCCCATGCGGTGCCGCGAGAGCTGGTGACCGGTGAAGCCGGCGCCGACCTGCTGCTGTTTGAGTTGGCCTGAATTGGGGCGGGTTGGTTCTGGCTGGCCTGGATCCAGGTCGACCTGGGTGTGTCCTAGGCGTCGTTAATTCCTTGCCGAAAGGAAGCGAAAGATGCTGCCGAATGCGAATGAGTTCGCTCAAATGGGGGTGTTCCCGTTACCGCGTTCGGTGATGGCCACAGCCCGCTCTCGCTCTGACGCCAGCCTGCCCACCATTCTTCCGTCTGCCGATGGCAACGGCCGGAGTTGGGTGGTGCGCTACCGCGGTTTCGTGCTCATGCCTCAGCCTGATCTCACCTGGCTGGTCCGCCCGGAGCGCAGCCCCATGGACGTGCTGCCCTTCCGGGCTCCCGCCAGTTCACTGGCGGATGTGAAGGCCTTGGTGGATTGGCGGCTCGGCAAGGCCGCCTGAGACCTTGGCTCAGGCCGCCTGCGGCGGTGTGGGCCCCCCGGCCTGGAAGGGAAGCACCAGGGTGACCCAGGTGTCCGGACGTGCCGGACGGTGCCGGCGGGGTTGACGCACGCCGAAGGGAACACGCACCACGTTGGTGCCCTCCACACGGATTGTTTCGCCGCGGGCGGAGGAATGGGCCAGGGATCCGGGAATCGGCGGCAGTTCGGGGGCGCGCGTCAACGGAGCGGGTTTGTCAGCACGGATCGACAGCTCAGAGAGCGTCGGAGGATTGAAGGGAGGGCCGTCGTTGCCGTTCATTGGGTGGGTCGAGACGTTTGCCGTGGCCTTGGGGGCTGCTGATCCTGTGACTTGTCGCCCGAGCTTGCCTCGTGGGGTGGGATCCAGCAACCGGGAATTCTTTAAACAATCAGTTGATTGTAGCAGTGGCACACATGCCCGTCTGAAACTCCAGTCACTGCCTAATCAGCTCCCTATCGTGATGGTGTTGATCGTGGGCGGCGTCTGAACGGCTAGGCGTGCCGGCTCAGCGCCGATAGAGAGGCGAGGCCCCAGGCCTGCTCGGAGCCGCCCGGCCTGATCGGCACGGCATGGCGGGCGCTCAGATCGCCAGCGCCACCCGCTGCGGCGTGACGGCCACGCTGCTGCTGGCCAGCTCCTCCACCGAGGGGCAGGTGCACACCAGGTTGCGATCGCCATAGGCGTTGTCGATGCGGGCCACCGCCGGCCAGAACTTGTTCTGCCGCTGGCTGTCGCCAGCCGGGAAGGCCGCCTCGCTGCGGCTGTAAGGGCGATCCCAGAGGTCGGCGGTGACGGCCGCCACGGTGTGCGGCGCCCGCTTCAAGGGGTTGTTCTGCGCATCGGCCTGCCCCGCCTCGATCGCAGCCGCCTCGGCGCGGATTGCCACCATGGCGTCGCAGAAGCGGTCGATCTCCGCCAGGGATTCGCTTTCGGTGGGCTCCACCATCACCGTGCCCGCTACCGGCCAGCTCACCGTGGGGGCATGGAAGCCGTAATCCATCAGCCGCTTGGCCAGGTCGTCGACCTCGAGGCCGGCGCTGCGTTTCAGCGGCCGCAGATCCAGGATGCATTCGTGGGCCACACGGCCGCCGCTGCCGCGGAACAGCACCGGGTAGTGGGGCTGGAGCCGCTCGGCGATCACGTTGGCGGAGAGCAGCGCCACCGCGCTGGCCTGCCTCAGGCCGGCGCCACCCATCATGCGGATGTACATCCAGCTGATCGGCAGGATGCCGGCGCTGCCCCAGGGGGCGGCTGACACTGGCCCGATCGCCGCCTGGCCGCCCACGGCCCCCAGCGGGTGGCCCGGCAGGAACGGCACCAGATGGCTGGCGACGGCAATCGGCCCGACCCCCGGCCCGCCACCGCCGTGGGGGATGCAGAAGGTTTTGTGCAGGTTCAGGTGGCACACGTCGGCGCCGTAGTGGCCGGGTTTGGCCAGGCCCACCTGGGCGTTGAGGTTGGCGCCATCGAGGTACACCTGGCCGCCGTGGCGGTGGACCACCTCGCAGAGCCGGCGGATGCCGGTTTCGAACACGCCGTGGGTGGAGGGATAGGTGACCATCACGGCCGCGAGAGCATCGGCGTGCTGGGCGGCTTTTGCCTCCAGGTCATCGAGATCGATGTTGCCGTTGGCATCGCAGGCCACCGGCACAACCTGCAACCCGGCCATCACGGCGCTGGCCGGGTTGGTGCCGTGGGCACTGGTGGGAATCAGACAGACGTTGCGATGGGCCTCGCCGCGGCTGTGGTGCCAGGCCCGGATCACCAGCAGCCCCGCATATTCCCCCTGGGAGCCGGCGTTGGGTTGCAGCGACACCCCGGCAAAGCCGGTGATCACCGCCAGCCAGGCCTCCAGATCGGCCACCAGCCGCTGGTAGCCGGCCTGCTGGGCGGCGGGGGCGAAGGGATGCAGTTCGGCGAAGGCGGGCCAGCTCACCGGCGCCAGTTCGGCGGCGGCATTGAGCTTCATCGTGCAGCTGCCGAGCGGGATCATGCCGTGCACCAGCGAGAGATCCTTCGCCACCAGGTGCTGGATGTAGCGCAGCAGTTCCGACTCGCTGTGGTGCCGCTGGAACACCTCCTGCTGCAGCCAGGGCTCATGGCGCAGGGGCACCCCCGCCAGCAGGGTGGCGTCGTCGGGCAGGGCGGCGAGCAGGGCGGCGGCGGTGGGCAGGGGGCCAGCGTTGTGCTCTGCCCTGTCAGGGCCTTCTAGGCGGCCTGTGCCATCCGGGCCGACAGCGGCGGCGAAGAGGGCGAGCAAGCGGTCGAGCTCGACGCTGTCGGTGCGCTCATCCAGGCT
Proteins encoded in this region:
- a CDS encoding pirin-like bicupin family protein; translated protein: MTTTNAQRSAATPVFRPGTERFHSQLDWLDSWHSFSFSSHFDPAWMGFGPLRVINDDTIAAGRGFGMHPHNDMEIVTVMVEGELTHRDSMGNGEVLRAGEVQRMSAGTGVVHSEINKGATPCRLLQIWIEPSSTGIPPAYEQKPFAVGEGWTLLLDPERRDGAMAVHRPVRLWRARPAAGTRLELPAAAGHRLWMQLIDGSLTLEGGRRLERGDGLGFEVPGSASGTGTPPASTPTSALPAAAHAVPRELVTGEAGADLLLFELA
- the gcvP gene encoding aminomethyl-transferring glycine dehydrogenase: MLERLGASDLETFVAEVVPADILIDASAAAADLPLGVDEAQALGELRAIAATNQVRRSLIGLGYYGTVTPALIQRQVLENPCWYTAYTPYQAEIAQGRLEALLNFQTLISELTGLPIANASLLDEGTAAAEAMALSFGACRRPEARRFLVDQDVFPQTLAVLQTRAEPLGLVVELVDPATLAAGNAASPLDPTAFGLLLQLPGASGRLWDPRAAIAAAHAVGAMVTAAVDPLAQVLLEPVGALGVDIAVGSTQRFGVPLGGGGPHAAFFATTDAHKRQIPGRLVGRSLDAEGRPALRLALQTREQHIRRDKATSNICTAQVLLAVMASFYAVHHGPGGLTAMARRVLRQRAALAAGLAGLGLAVQPGAAFDTLSLTLPGAGELLERADAAGFNLRPLTAPGGALTGVAISLDERTDSVELDRLLALFAAAVGPDGTGRLEGPDRAEHNAGPLPTAAALLAALPDDATLLAGVPLRHEPWLQQEVFQRHHSESELLRYIQHLVAKDLSLVHGMIPLGSCTMKLNAAAELAPVSWPAFAELHPFAPAAQQAGYQRLVADLEAWLAVITGFAGVSLQPNAGSQGEYAGLLVIRAWHHSRGEAHRNVCLIPTSAHGTNPASAVMAGLQVVPVACDANGNIDLDDLEAKAAQHADALAAVMVTYPSTHGVFETGIRRLCEVVHRHGGQVYLDGANLNAQVGLAKPGHYGADVCHLNLHKTFCIPHGGGGPGVGPIAVASHLVPFLPGHPLGAVGGQAAIGPVSAAPWGSAGILPISWMYIRMMGGAGLRQASAVALLSANVIAERLQPHYPVLFRGSGGRVAHECILDLRPLKRSAGLEVDDLAKRLMDYGFHAPTVSWPVAGTVMVEPTESESLAEIDRFCDAMVAIRAEAAAIEAGQADAQNNPLKRAPHTVAAVTADLWDRPYSRSEAAFPAGDSQRQNKFWPAVARIDNAYGDRNLVCTCPSVEELASSSVAVTPQRVALAI